A single region of the Zygotorulaspora mrakii chromosome 4, complete sequence genome encodes:
- the VLD1 gene encoding Vld1p (similar to Saccharomyces cerevisiae YIR014W; ancestral locus Anc_7.117), with the protein MSRLVVYMPEDMINSSASDNVRNKLLFTGELAMACYACVYLRYVRDGSLMLAVFALILISLSDFIKSLMLAYLKRNQWSAGNSGPANEAEVDDDSDVSVILDDAAIKAILLRALKYFQIIILTQTIYSFSYHFCLKLDEKFCQNRFGFTTLLLLGELDCSERGKWFVWFLDVLIILFELIIVTNSLRSDSRNKSLSITQLQVQKHGILSILLLNLWSEDLAVDGGLDLCIVPRPHAGNPNYGSTSDGQTIEEEDTVSGDEMGGLLP; encoded by the coding sequence ATGAGCCGTTTAGTGGTATATATGCCAGAAGATATGATTAACAGTAGTGCATCAGATAATGTTAGGAACAAGCTATTGTTTACAGGGGAGCTGGCCATGGCTTGTTACGCTTGTGTGTACCTGCGCTACGTGAGGGATGGCTCCTTAATGCTGGCTGTCTTCGCACTCATTTTAATATCTTTGAGCGACTTCATCAAGAGTCTGATGCTGGCATATCTCAAACGAAATCAATGGTCCGCTGGCAATTCCGGACCTGCTAATGAAGCTGAGGTCGATGATGATAGCGATGTCAGCGTGATACTGGATGATGCAGCTATAAAGGCGATACTGTTAAGAGCGCTTAaatatttccaaataattATCTTAACGCAAACGATTTACTCTTTCTCATaccatttttgtttgaagcTGGATGAGAAATTCTGTCAGAACCGATTTGGATTTACTACACTGCTGTTGCTGGGAGAATTAGATTGTTCTGAACGGGGCAAATGGTTTGTTTGGTTCCTTGATGTTTTGATCATCTTATTTGAACTGATTATAGTCACAAATTCTTTGAGATCTGATTCCAGGAATAAATCTTTGAGCATAACGCAGCTCCAAGTACAGAAGCACGGGATTTTGAGTATTCtattattgaatttatGGTCCGAGGATCTTGCTGTTGATGGTGGACTCGATCTTTGTATCGTCCCTAGACCACATGCGGGTAACCCAAACTACGGAAGCACGTCCGATGGACAAACAatagaagaagaggatACTGTTTCTGGTGATGAGATGGGCGGTCTACTTCCCTGA
- the SIA1 gene encoding Sia1p (similar to Saccharomyces cerevisiae SIA1 (YOR137C); ancestral locus Anc_5.474) — MRLRRKRSIRSLNRTLVFTIVFAVFFFRAQLIFHIANIIFHPQTSEYQGGLIDDIQFIKCYRWFRQCQSLIRPLSSADRNLAAWARVSKNLSEETSYAIESGVLYDTYVYVHRWKKSSNSQPMTDLAISKDPLTVPLRVLSEVQKLIQSRDSSAFHKHIYQQEPSIWERFSPWNHKSKGEIHLLGEDWQYKGGGIWCKYESRNDPLVDIEVYLGAGFVESRPQWKEVISEYFRPYVKSNKYIPLSITKKVKSLSEPEVEPFDDSLRLKLPMTHDRSFKILQITDVHFRCSDDGTILLNEFQTVNFIINILDREVPDLVVITGDFLDGLKSFDYQACILKLVQPMIRKGISYAFSFGEADYSLYATETQITAFISRLPFCMNKWSSLNNHMAIDIKLNSGSDIVLYVLDSFKSVEPFFIERERLSLPKYSLAFRSLPIKEYRPEGSFPLIGQYNERFALESSLKIDSNLGDILKRFKIMAMSCGYEHNNDCCLKSNDEIWLCYGGSSGVGLGKMFDMPANVRVFNIDDDKGEITSWKRNFISVDSVYDYQYIRSVQ, encoded by the coding sequence ATGAGATTACGACGCAAACGAAGCATAAGAAGTCTCAATAGAACACTTGTATTCACGATCGTTTTTGCagtcttctttttcaggGCTCAActgatttttcatattgCTAACATTATCTTCCACCCTCAAACTTCGGAGTATCAAGGTGGGCTGATTGATGACAtccaatttatcaaatgtTATCGTTGGTTCAGACAATGCCAGTCACTCATTAGGCCCCTTAGTTCAGCTGACAGAAATTTAGCAGCATGGGCGAGAGTCTCAAAGAATCTGTCTGAGGAGACTTCCTACGCTATAGAATCTGGTGTTTTGTATGACACTTACGTATACGTGCATAGATGGAAAAAATCGAGCAATTCTCAGCCCATGACTGATCTTGCTATCTCAAAAGATCCATTGACTGTACCGCTACGTGTTTTGTCCGAAGTACAAAAGTTGATACAATCCAGGGATAGTTCAGCGTTTCATAAGCATATATACCAGCAAGAGCCATCGATATGGGAAAGATTTAGCCCGTGGAATCATAAAAGTAAGGGAGAAATACACCTGCTAGGTGAAGATTGGCAATACAAAGGGGGTGGCATATGGTGTAAATACGAGAGCAGGAACGACCCACTAGTTGACATTGAAGTATATCTAGGAGCAGGATTTGTTGAATCCAGGCCACAATGGAAAGAAGTTATCAGTGAGTATTTCAGGCCCTATGTCAAATCGAACAAATATATACCGCTTTCAATAACAAAAAAGGTCAAAAGTCTCTCTGAGCCCGAAGTGGAGCCGTTTGACGATTCTTTACGCTTAAAATTACCTATGACTCATGATAGgtcattcaaaattttgcaaataacGGATGTGCACTTTAGATGCTCTGACGATGGGACAATATTGTTGAATGAATTCCAGACTGtaaatttcattattaaTATACTTGATAGAGAAGTTCCCGACCTTGTTGTTATTACCGGTGATTTTCTTGATGGTCTCAAGTCGTTCGATTACCAAGCTTGCATCTTAAAACTTGTGCAACCGATGATACGAAAAGGTATATCTTACGCGTTCTCATTTGGAGAAGCCGATTATTCTCTATATGCAACAGAGACCCAGATCACGGCATTTATTTCACGATTACCATTTTGCATGAATAAATGGTCTTCCTTAAACAATCACATGGCTATTGATATCAAGTTGAACTCGGGATCTGACATAGTGCTTTATGTCTTGGATTCGTTCAAGAGCGTGGaacctttttttattgaaagAGAGAGATTGTCATTgccaaaatattctttaGCTTTCCGAAGCTTGCCAATCAAAGAATATAGACCGGAAGGATCGTTTCCATTGATTGGACAATATAATGAAAGATTTGCTCTTGAATCCAGTTTAAAAATAGATTCAAATTTGGGAGATATTctgaaaagattcaagatAATGGCAATGAGCTGTGGCTACGAACACAACAATGACTGctgtttgaaatcaaatgaCGAAATATGGCTATGTTATGGGGGAAGTTCTGGTGTCGGGTTAGGCAAGATGTTTGATATGCCTGCGAATGTGAGAGTTTTTAACATCGATGATGATAAAGGTGAGATAACATCGTGGaagagaaatttcatttcagTTGACTCTGTCTATGACTATCAGTACATAAGAAGCGTGCAATAA
- the RUP1 gene encoding Rup1p (similar to Saccharomyces cerevisiae RUP1 (YOR138C); ancestral locus Anc_5.475) encodes MERAVQSLMDMGIPEDVAKNALNKAGGNIEAAASYIFSNELPDEINQPIRENVKDSSFIGKGEHVELASSANGFNKGDLSNIIATTRTEQIIDTDSDDSDVQFESSPPNTSDDKLSIHKFEIDDSTIVLPLPPNFLFENYFALFSLFVVNYLPQYLFRPDFKDLNYDKNWFKGISVNKPLLKLDFNEEQELIPTAKSEDSNIMQPELLWQLQKFGSIVNSTISDRAFVRSKMFAIALDSQIQRKLGEAEHLYEILPAFIKSLAIDLEMCPDFDTNEIKNLFISSAFHTPSVDESTKQTWLSLFHFLPEEYDSNLYRMFNALLHPDESINLEINHENDSEAEKNENSLDVIAPILTIVFDEMDESTEHVNLTEGVEVPLKFYPQLYTKKCKDELIRPILEKRKQAQLLSRSILQDITNLKSFQGKDILKFLNSTIDYLQLDNKDSDLINQLLLLKDEILSRKTTRTNEYKHLAQQLQTEWNLSHPEISLVNTAKDRGLIDEPYILTLAAISPYNYFSRDRSGTWHYVHCNMAGSDFKVRTCSSELEVQDSIKQCTKQASESPLMFIYCKEHFIPQIDQVNRALEMNEGCLNFAKLDQLELNKSHQKHQHEEYAHDYSA; translated from the coding sequence ATGGAGAGGGCTGTTCAATCTTTGATGGATATGGGTATCCCAGAAGATGTGGCCAAAAATGCTTTAAATAAAGCGGGTGGCAATATCgaagcagcagcaagctACATATTTTCGAATGAATTACCTGACGAAATTAACCAACCAATCAGGGAAAATGTGAAAGACAGCTCTTTCATCGGTAAGGGTGAGCATGTAGAGTTAGCATCGTCCGCGAATGGCTTCAATAAGGGTGATCTCTCAAATATAATTGCTACGACAAGAACTGAGCAAATAATTGATACAGATTCTGATGACTCCGATGTGCAGTTTGAGAGCTCCCCACCGAATACATCGGACGACAAATTGTCCATTcataaatttgaaattgacgATAGTACAATCGTTTTACCTTTGCCACCAAactttttatttgaaaactaCTTTGCCTTATTTTCTCTATTTGTTGTCAATTATCTCCCGCAGTACTTGTTCAGACCTGATTTCAAGGACTTGAACTATGACAAAAACTGGTTCAAGGGAATCAGCGTAAATAAGCCTTTATTGAAGCTAGATTTTAACGAGGAGCAGGAACTAATTCCAACAGCAAAATCAGAAGATAGTAATATAATGCAGCCTGAACTACTTTGGCAGTTGCAAAAATTCGGATCGATCGTAAATTCAACCATTTCAGATAGAGCTTTTGTTCGTTCCAAGATGTTCGCCATAGCATTAGATTCTCAAATACAAAGGAAACTCGGTGAAGCTGAGCACCTTTATGAAATACTACCGGCTTTCATAAAATCTTTGGCCATTGATCTTGAAATGTGTCCAGACTTTGACACAAATgagatcaaaaatttattcATTTCATCAGCATTTCATACACCGTCGGTTGATGAGTCTACTAAACAAACATGGTTATctttgtttcattttttgccTGAAGAGTATGATTCAAATCTTTACCGGATGTTTAATGCACTTCTGCATCCTGACGAATCAATTAATCTTGAAATTAATCATGAAAACGATAGCGAAGCAGAGAAGAACGAAAACTCTTTGGATGTGATTGCGCCTATTCTAACCATAGTGTTTGATGAAATGGACGAATCCACAGAGCACGTTAACCTCACTGAAGGTGTGGAAGTTCCATTAAAATTTTACCCTCAATTATACACGAAGAAATGTAAGGATGAATTAATCAGACcaattttggagaaaagGAAACAGGCGCAACTATTATCAAGGAGCATCTTACAAGATAttacaaatttgaaaagcttccAAGGTAAAGATATTCTGAAGTTTTTGAACAGTACAATAGATTATTTGCAGCTTGACAATAAGGATAGTGATTTGATAAACCAGCTACTGttattgaaagatgaaatattATCAAGGAAGACCACTAGAACTAACGAATACAAACATTTAGCTCAACAATTACAAACAGAGTGGAACTTATCACACCCAGAAATATCTCTTGTGAATACCGCAAAGGACAGAGGTCTCATAGACGAACCATACATCCTAACATTGGCTGCAATTTCGCCCTATAACTACTTCTCAAGAGACAGATCTGGTACTTGGCACTACGTGCACTGCAACATGGCAGGATCGGATTTCAAGGTACGAACTTGCTCTTCCGAACTTGAAGTTCAAGACTCTATTAAACAGTGTACCAAGCAAGCAAGTGAATCACCTTTAATGTTCATATATTGCAAAGAACACTTTATTCCGCAAATTGACCAGGTCAACAGGGCCCTAGAAATGAACGAAGGCTGCCTAAATTTTGCGAAACTGGACCAGCTGGAACTGAACAAGTCTCATCAGAAGCACCAGCATGAGGAGTATGCCCATGATTATAGTGCGTAG
- the RPR2 gene encoding ribonuclease P protein subunit RPR2 (similar to Saccharomyces cerevisiae RPR2 (YIR015W); ancestral locus Anc_7.118), with translation MAKIKQRRTLAVNEDGTILSDPPKSIGNAENFQRMNYLYQLSMWQTAANRQDTDQGLSRMYIKNMDLVSKKTKSSLLPYVKRTFCKKCHRVLVPKRTVQMTLKQASDGKDILVWECRCGYIKKFPIGTNRSYRTFYDKPENLLHM, from the coding sequence ATGGCTAAGATCAAACAAAGAAGGACGCTTGCGGTAAATGAAGATGGAACGATTCTTTCGGATCCACCAAAGAGCATTGGtaatgctgaaaattttcagcgGATGAACTACCTGTATCAGTTGTCGATGTGGCAAACGGCAGCAAATAGGCAGGATACAGATCAAGGCCTCTCACGAATGTACATCAAGAATATGGATCTGGTTAgcaaaaagacaaaaagCAGCCTTTTGCCTTATGTTAAGAGAACCTTTTGTAAGAAATGTCACAGAGTACTGGTGCCAAAACGTACTGTCCAGATGACTCTGAAGCAAGCCTCTGATGGGAAGGACATATTGGTTTGGGAATGTCGATGCGGGTACATCAAGAAATTTCCTATCGGTACAAATAGGAGCTACAGAACATTCTATGATAAGCCAGAAAACTTGTTACATATGTAA
- the MIM1 gene encoding Mim1p (similar to Saccharomyces cerevisiae MIM1 (YOL026C); ancestral locus Anc_7.119), which translates to MDNELLQDIPHQVLETLEAGTVREPKNDDVDVHSSGFNVNGILSFTGSCMINLILPFFNGLMLGFGELLAHEICWRKNIFNRLTNKGYRVYPQTRITRERERNSSAGKFL; encoded by the coding sequence ATGGATAACGAATTGCTCCAGGATATCCCACATCAGGTGCTGGAGACGCTAGAGGCAGGCACTGTTAGAGAACCGAAGAATGACGACGTTGACGTACACAGCTCCGGTTTCAACGTCAACGGTATACTGTCATTCACTGGCTCGTGTATGATCAACTTGAtattaccatttttcaatggtcTGATGTTAGGATTCGGTGAACTTTTAGCTCACGAAATATGCTGGAGaaagaatattttcaacCGTTTGACCAACAAGGGCTATAGGGTGTACCCACAGACAAGAATCAcaagagaaagagaaagaaattcGTCAGCAGGGAAGTTTCTCTAA
- the IDH2 gene encoding isocitrate dehydrogenase (NAD(+)) IDH2 (similar to Saccharomyces cerevisiae IDH2 (YOR136W); ancestral locus Anc_5.473), with translation MFRSQVCRRTFGRLLATKQPTIGRYTGKPNPATGRYTVSFIEGDGVGPEISKSVKEIFSAAKVPVDWEVCEVKPLLVNGVTTIPEPAVKSINKNLIALKGPLATPIGKGHRSMNLTLRKTFGLFANVRPARSVEGFKTTYSDVDLVLIRENTEGEYAGIEHVIVPGVVQSIKLITREASERVIRYAYEYCRAVGRPRLVVVHKSTIQRLADGLFVTVAKEMASEFPDIKLETELIDNTVLNVVSNPGQYTDAVSVCPNLYGDILSDLNSGLSAGSLGLTPSGNIGHKVSIFEAVHGSAPDIAGQNKANPTALLLSSVMMLNHMGLNEYADRIEKAVLSTIAAGPETRTGDLAGSASTSSFTAAVIGKL, from the coding sequence ATGTTTAGGAGCCAGGTTTGCAGACGCACATTTGGTAGATTGTTAGCTACCAAGCAACCAACAATTGGTAGATACACTGGTAAACCAAATCCAGCTACAGGAAGATACACGGTGTCGTTTATCGAAGGTGACGGTGTGGGACCGGAGATTTCCAAATCCGTTAAGGAAATTTTCAGTGCAGCCAAGGTTCCAGTGGATTGGGAAGTGTGTGAGGTCAAGCCATTGTTGGTTAATGGTGTCACTACAATCCCGGAGCCTGCAGTGAAATCTATCAACAAAAACCTAATTGCGTTGAAGGGTCCGCTAGCCACGCCAATTGGTAAAGGTCATAGATCGATGAATTTGACACTAAGAAAGACCTTTGGTCTTTTCGCGAATGTTCGTCCAGCTAGGAGTGTAGAGGGCTTCAAAACTACTTATAGCGATGTTGACTTGGTTCTGATCAGAGAAAATACTGAAGGTGAATATGCAGGTATTGAGCATGTTATCGTGCCAGGGGTTGTTCAATCGATTAAATTGATCACCAGGGAGGCCTCTGAGAGAGTCATCAGATATGCTTATGAATATTGTAGAGCTGTTGGTAGACCAAGACTGGTTGTTGTTCATAAATCTACCATTCAGAGACTAGCTGATGGTTTATTTGTTACTGTGGCTAAGGAGATGGCTTCTGAATTCCCAGATATTAAATTGGAGACCGAACTAATCGATAATACAGTTTTGAATGTTGTTTCAAACCCAGGTCAATATACTGATGCTGTCTCAGTGTGTCCAAACTTATACGGTGATATCTTATCTGATTTGAACTCTGGTCTGAGCGCAGGTTCTCTAGGTTTGACTCCATCGGGTAATATTGGTCACAAAGTTTCTATTTTTGAGGCGGTTCATGGTTCTGCTCCAGATATTGCTGGTCAAAATAAGGCAAACCCAACCGCTTTATTATTATCTTCAGTTATGATGTTGAACCACATGGGTTTAAATGAATACGCTGatagaattgaaaaagcCGTTTTGTCTACTATTGCCGCAGGTCCAGAAACTAGAACCGGTGATTTAGCTGGTAGTGCATCAACTTCCTCATTCACGGCAGCTGTCATTGGAAAACTATGA
- the MDM38 gene encoding ribosome-binding protein MDM38 (similar to Saccharomyces cerevisiae MDM38 (YOL027C); ancestral locus Anc_7.116) — translation MFRYNTSEAAVRTAFSTVSKKQLGFRLASKKTSPWAASIVASSMIHRRYVTLSNERQEPSISDVESIPRAKAGKNASSPLSSPSVKSGVAKAANASASNTSNASSAANAPNTPNAASSSAVPPSSAASSSPAPNVSKPKKTKEPLMQRIKHEIKHYVNGTKLLGFEIKVSTKLLFKFVQGYELTRREINQLKRTMGDIFRLVPFSAFLIIPFAELLLPVALKIFPNLLPSTYESGKDKQAKRNKLIEIRKKTSDFLHDTLEESSLLSYNSIESTEKKKTFLNFFKKLYSPKDGKANVFTHEEILTVAKMFKNDTVLDNLSRPQLVAMSKFMSITPFGNDNMLRYQIRHSLKKIMGDDKVIDYEGINSLSTDEIYLACVSRGVKAYGVPTEELKENLKVWLDLRLRQKVPSVLLVLSSTYTFGGLEKRHEMNQKAYSPIAEEKEKKNRYDELMDVYYDGILQVLSSIPDPVYNVAKLDVSESKSPAAPTPPATVASEHSDSGPVASANEVLKSLKEAGKEPNDFAEAAEEAQQATKAAEKQPSVAVKTSEPAKEEQTEEVEKQHEEEEPISRTDENEFKLNVLKEQEALIKKEQEEAKERTSALPISDDITLDEDDKSQPPIPTDQAPETKVIKKE, via the coding sequence ATGTTCCGCTACAATACTTCAGAAGCTGCTGTAAGGACCGCTTTCTCAACGGTTTCGAAGAAGCAGTTGGGGTTCAGATTGGCAAGTAAGAAGACGAGTCCATGGGCGGCTTCAATTGTGGCAAGCTCCATGATTCATAGGAGATATGTTACGCTTTCTAATGAGAGACAGGAACCATCCATATCTGATGTAGAAAGTATTCCAAGAGCGAAAGCAGGCAAGAACGCATCGTCACCGTTATCGTCACCATCGGTGAAGTCTGGTGTCGCTAAGGCTGCCAATGCCTCTGCTAGTAATACTTCTAATGCCTCTAGTGCTGCTAATGCTCCTAATACTCCTAATGCAGCTTCATCATCTGCTGTACCTCCATCATCTGCTGCATCTTCATCTCCGGCGCCAAATGTGTCGAAACCTAAAAAGACAAAGGAACCACTTATGCAAAGGATTAAGCACGAGATTAAACATTATGTAAATGGTACAAAACTTTTGGGATTTGAAATAAAAGTCTCAACAAAAttgcttttcaaatttgtgCAGGGCTATGAGTTAACAAGACGTGAAATCAATCAACTGAAGAGAACTATGGGAGATATATTTAGGCTAGTGCCATTCTCAGCTTTTCTCATTATCCCGTTCGCTGAACTGCTGTTGCCGGTGGCTCTTAAAATTTTCCCAAATCTCTTGCCATCCACTTACGAGTCCGGTAAGGACAAGCAGGcgaaaagaaacaaactGATCGaaattagaaaaaaaacttcagATTTCTTGCATGACACACTGGAGGAATCGTCTTTATTGAGTTATAACTCTATTGAAAGCACcgagaagaagaaaacatttttgaatttctttaaaaaaCTCTATTCGCCTAAAGATGGCAAGGCCAACGTTTTCACACATGAAGAAATTCTAACAGTTGccaaaatgttcaaaaatgacaCCGTTTTAGATAATTTATCGAGACCCCAATTGGTTGCAATGTCAAAATTCATGTCTATCACACCTTTTGGAAATGATAATATGCTGAGATATCAAATTCGTCATtccttgaaaaaaatcatggGTGATGATAAAGTTATCGATTATGAGGGCATCAACTCTCTATCGACCGATGAAATTTATCTGGCTTGTGTCTCTAGAGGTGTAAAAGCATATGGTGTACCTACTGAAGAGCTTAAGGAAAATCTTAAGGTGTGGTTGGATTTAAGATTAAGGCAAAAAGTACCATCAGTACTACTAGTCCTAAGCTCAACTTACACATTTGGTGGATTGGAGAAAAGACATGAAATGAATCAAAAGGCGTACAGCCCTATCgctgaagaaaaggagaaaaaaaacaggtACGATGAGCTCATGGATGTCTATTATGATGGTATTTTACAGGTCTTAAGTTCTATCCCTGATCCAGTATATAATGTCGCAAAATTGGACGTCTCAGAATCCAAATCACCTGCTGCTCCTACCCCTCCTGCTACAGTTGCATCCGAACACTCAGACTCTGGCCCAGTTGCGAGTGCGAAcgaagttttgaaatccCTGAAGGAAGCAGGAAAAGAACCAAATGATTTCGCTGAAGCTGCTGAAGAAGCGCAACAAGCAACGAAGGCTGCAGAGAAACAACCCTCCGTTGCAGTGAAAACATCAGAACCCGCAAAGGAAGAACAAACcgaagaagttgaaaagcaacacgaagaagaagagccTATTTCAAGAACTGATGAGAACGAATTTAAGTTGAATGTTTTGAAGGAGCAAGAAGCCTTGATCAAAaaggaacaagaagaagcaaaGGAAAGAACGTCTGCACTTCCTATTTCTGATGATATAACTcttgatgaagatgataaatCACAACCACCAATTCCGACTGACCAGGCTCCGGAAACAAAAGTCATCAAGAAGGAATGA